The Anguilla anguilla isolate fAngAng1 chromosome 4, fAngAng1.pri, whole genome shotgun sequence genome has a window encoding:
- the pde4ba gene encoding cAMP-specific 3',5'-cyclic phosphodiesterase 4B isoform X5 gives MPEANYLLSVSWGYIKFKRMLNRELTHLSEMSRSGNQVSEFISNTFLDKQNDVEIPSPTPKAREKKKKQQLMTQISGVKKVTHGPSLSNCSISRFGVKTDKEDLLSKELEDLNKWGLNIFTVSEYSQHRPLTCIMYAIFQERDLMKTFKIPADAFVTYMMTLEDHYHSDVAYHNSLHAADVAQSTHILLSTPALDAVFTDLEILAAIFAAAIHDVDHPGVSNQFLINTNSELALMYNDESVLENHHLAVGFKLLQEENCDIFQNLNKKQRQSLRKMVIDMVLATDMSKHMSLLADLKTMVETKKVTSSGVLLLDNYTDRIQVLRNMVHCADLSNPTKSLELYRQWTDRIMDEFFHQGDRERERGMEISPMCDKHTASVEKSQVGFIDYIVHPLWETWADLVHPDAQDILDTLEDNRNWYQSMIPQSPSPPFYDQDKDNQGGGDKFQFELTLEEEDDSEGTEKEEHSQGEDSMGEMRSSLDYSGSQDIEEPMEPTHIQIVTQDASPVDT, from the exons ATGCCTGAGGCGAACTACCTGCTCTCTGTTTCTTGGGGTTACATAAAG TTCAAGAGAATGTTGAACCGGGAGCTGACGCACCTGTCGGAGATGAGCCGCTCTGGCAACCAGGTGTCCGAGTTCATCTCCAACACCTTCCTGG ACAAGCAGAACGATGTGGAGATCCCGTCGCCTACGCCCAAGGCAcgtgagaagaagaagaagcagcagctgatgACTCAGATCAGCGGGGTCAAGAAGGTGACGCACGGTCCAAGTCTGTCCAACTGCAGCATCTCCCGCTTTGGTGTCAAGACCGACAAGGAGGACCTCCTCTCCAAG GAGCTGGAAGACCTCAACAAGTGGGGCCTCAACATTTTCACAGTGTCTGAGTACTCCCAGCACAGGCCGCTCACGTGCATTATGTACGCCATCTTCCAG GAGAGAGACTTGATGAAAACGTTCAAGATCCCTGCCGACGCCTTCGTGACCTATATGATGACCTTGGAAGACCATTACCACTCAGACGTAGCCTACCACAACAGCCTGCACGCTGCGGATGTGGCCCAGTCTACTCACATCCTCCTGTCCACGCCTGCACTGGAT GCCGTCTTCACCGACCTGGAGATCCTTGCTGCCATCTTTGCAGCTGCCATCCATGACGTGGACCACCCTGGTGTCTCCAACCAGTTCCTAATCAACACTA ACTCTGAGCTGGCCCTCATGTACAATGACGAATCGGTGCTGGAGAATCACCACCTCGCCGTGGGCTTCaagctgctgcaggaggagaacTGCGACATCTTCCAGAACCTCAACAAGAAGCAGCGCCAGTCCCTCCGCAAGATGGTCATTGACATG GTACTGGCGACTGACATGTCCAAACATATGAGCTTACTAGCCGACCTGAAGACCATGGTGGAGACCAAGAAGGTGACAAGCTCTGGAGTGCTGCTGCTAGACAACTACACAGACAGGATACAG GTTCTCCGCAATATGGTGCACTGTGCCGACCTCAGTAACCCCACCAAGTCCCTGGAGCTTTACCGCCAGTGGACCGACCGCATCATGGATGAGTTTTTCCACCaaggggacagggagagggagcggggcaTGGAGATCAGTCCCATGTGCGACAAGCACACGGCCTCTGTGGAGAAATCACAG GTGGGCTTCATCGACTACATTGTACACCCTCTGTGGGAGACATGGGCAGACCTGGTGCACCCCGACGCCCAGGACATTCTGGACACACTGGAGGACAACAGGAACTGGTACCAGAGCATGATCCCCCAGAGTCCATCCCCGCCCTTCTATGACCAGGACAAGGACAaccaggggggcggggacaaGTTTCAGTTTGAACTgaccctggaggaggaggacgactcTGAGGGCACAGAGAAAGAGGAGCACAGTCAGGGGGAGGACAGCATGGGGGAGATGCGCTCCTCGCTGGACTACTCGGGCAGCCAGGACATCGAGGAGCCCATGGAACCCACGCACATTCAGATCGTCACACAAGACGCCTCACCCGTGGACACATAG